The sequence TTAACTAACAATGGAACTTAGTTTACACTCAGGACAAGAGCGTACCTTTGGTGTGTGATGCACCATCTCCAGGGAATATGTACGAATCTTCCAGTTTTGTAATATCATACAAACAGATGCAAAGACCAACATTGTATACAAcctgttcaaagaaaaaaatattaaaaaagcaataaattgGTTACCAGGTTAACTCCCTTCAAACTTATACACTGCATTCACCTCTTCAAAAGAAGGCAGCAGAAGGGTGGTGACATGGGAGGGAGGCTAGTTTAGTACAACCCTTCAAAAGCCCCAGCCCAAACCACGCTGCATTTCAGAGGATCCCCTATCTTATTCGAGTGTTATGGGAGCACGTGTTTTTACCGGTACTGGAAAAAGCATTgctacaaacaaaaatcctcgggatttttcaagttattttttttttatggtgaaAAAACTTGACCTGCCACAAGAGTAAACAGTTGCGCACACGAAAGAAGACATCATTCAGCAGCCCCAATGCTTGTCCAAAGGCCAAACACGCTTCTCTCTAGGTTGCGTTCTCAAAGGCCTCTAGACTTCCCTTTGTCTTAAATTATAATAGCTCTGGGGGGAAATGAGAGCTCCTGGTTTCCCTGCCACTTCTAACATGGCTTCATAGCCTAAAACATTTGGGGCACCTACTAGTCATCAGCGGATGAAAGAGTTTTTTCATAACCTGTCCCTGTGATCTGCCACCCTCGACCCTAGATTGCTTGGGGCTGCTCTTTGGAGCTCCGTTCGCACTGACAAGCTGCATTTTGACATCTGCACCTGCCTCGTGCTGAAAGCTGCACGCTAACCACAATCCCATGGGCTGCACGGGGAAACGGTGAGCTCCTGGCCTATGGCACAACGCTTCTTTATAGCCTGCACCAAAGGCCAAGAGCCTGCCTCCACGTCTGTACTCAGCACAGAGCAAGTCACATACCGTCACTGTCACTTCTCTTCCAGTATTAACGTTCTAAATTTatttacactgtttttttttaattcccccaTGAtgggtttgtgtttttcagGCTGTGTTTCATACTGTTACCCTACATACAAGACAGCAGTGACTTCTCTCCATGCTTCTCTGGCCCATCTAGTACCTCAGTATCTTCCCCTTCCAGCACGAGGTATTAGAGTAGCAGACCCCTTTGAGGTGATACACGGCTGTCTCTGGTCCCAGTCtcttttatttcagtctgtCGGGACGGCCTTCATACCTAAGCTTTTACAATAGTGCAcgtgtagaaataaaaatgcagaaaaaacgCTCAGTTGTTAGAGGGATGCCACGAAGCCTACACCACGCTACAGATTACCTTATTAGCCAATTTCTTGTTTAGCTCTTCGGCAATGGATTCGTTCAGTTTCCTTTCAAACTGCCACGGGGGAATCCTCACCGTGTCAGTCATTTCCACCAGCACAAACATGGTGGCCGGCAAGCAGCGCCTCTGAGAGGACACGGGGAGAGAGCCAGGCCTCGCCGGGGCCACACGAAGCCCAGGGGCAGCACCCCGCTCACCTCAGGGGCGAaggggaggaagcagagggggaaggaagagacGAAGGCGGCCGCAGAGCCCCCTAACGCCGGGGGCTGCAGACAGCCCCGCTCCGCCTCACAGCCGCGCGGCGCAACGCCTCTGAGGAGGCTTCCCGTGCCGGAGCCAATCAACGCTCACAGGGCTCTGATTGACGCGGGGCGGAGCCTATCGCGCGGCGCAGTGAGGAGCGGggagccccgcccccggcccgcctgGGGGAGCGGCGGCCATTTTGTGCCCCCCTCAGGGCGGCGGGTGCTGCGGGCCGTTAGCGGCCGTTGGCAGCCGTTAGGCGCCGGTGGCGGCCGGTAGCGGCGGTGGCTCCCGGTGGATACCACGCGGAAACATCCGCCTCTGAGCAACTGCATGCCCTGCAGCcgggggagaggggctgtggAAAATGAGGGGCAATGCCCACGTCCTAGACGTGCCGCCAGACATGAAAGGAGGCTGCTTGAagcgtgttttttttctttttttcccccccctttttataAAGAGGCTGGCGAGGAAAAGCGAGCGCGGCTGTGCTTGACAAGGGAAAAGTGCCCTGTCAGCACAAGGGCTTTGATGCAAACACGACGCGTGTcagcccccgcgccccccagcaGCGCTTAGCGGGGCAGTAATGAGCGTTTGGGCTAAGATCATCGTTAGACGTTGAGCTGTCTGTGAGCGGGAAGGGGAAAATGAGGATGCAAATCCTGCACCTAGGCCTTATTAACAAGACGCCTGTCTTGGCTGAGGAGTTTCTGATCTCTTTGCAATTATTCCAGTTCCACAAGGATGTTACTGGTATTATTATTAAATGGCCGGTGTGCGTACACTTGGGGTGTGCGTATTAAAAGGGGGGCCCAGGAGCAAATTTTCCCCGTCCCCTGAGAGCAGAGGCATTTTCTGGGAGCCGCCTCTGCCGCCTCAGCGACGCGCTCCGCCAGCGCAGCGGGCACCGCTCCGTCAGGACACCTCAACCCAAATCCGCAGTGCGCCTCGCTCTGCTCGTCCTACTTCAGGGAGCTGCACAAAggctcctttctgctgctccgTGGTGGCAGCTGAGCACGGCACAGTTTTGCTGGCACACGTGCCGCGTCCCTTGCTGTTCTGTCCTGGCCCCACGCAGGTCAGTCGGTGCTGGGTTTGACCTTTAGCTGAAGTGCAGTTTTTGCAGGTGTCTGCAGCTACTTTTTCAGAATAGAGATCAGTTCCTGAGCATGCCCCTCAACTGACAGCAGGGTAAGAAATAGCCTTGGGATCACACCAGGAGGCAGAAGTTAGATAATGTGTTGATATTGGCAAGGTGATCACTCTGGATGATTTTGTATGTAAGAGCTATAACGTTAAATAGGGGCAAGGTTTCAGGAGAATAGCAGGGTGAATTCCTGGGAGAACATGGGAGACTGAAAGAGGTGGATTAGGACAAAGCCATATCCTACGTGCATTTCTGACCCACCCTTGAGCTAACGTTTTTCATGTCTCCAACAGCCCTGCCCTATCAGGGTGTGATGGGTGCCCCATACAAAGCAAACACGTCTCCCTTCAGCCTGATCCACAGCCCCGAATCCCAGCTGTGTGAGCTGTAGGTCTGTGAGACCTCCCTTCCTGCTGGTGTGTGTCTCAGTTAGCTCTTTGGTGTCTCCTGAAGTGAGACACCCCTTCTGGGGCTGGGATGAGCATAATCCCTCCTGTATCAGCTCTCTGATTGCAAACaagggctgagctctgcaggctgTTCCTCCGCAAGGACAACAGGATCCCTCTCCACACCGTTACGTATTTTGGTGAAACTTGCAGGTATTGTTTTTGATACTGCTCTGGGGAAACAACTCAAATGTGGGGAGAGAAAGCTGGTGGCGGTGCAGTCAGAGCAGCTGTATTGCCTTAGGACACCAGGCTACAAGCAccaccagagctgagcctatcTGGCGATTTCTCAGCCCCCACCAGCAAAGTCAAACACCGCAGGAAATGCCTTCCGCTCCACAGGTAACCTCTCTGACCCCAAGCTGGTGCACGCCCGGGGCTTCACTGATGTGACAGATGTTGGGCTGCTACCGGCTAGGTTTTCTCCTTGGAGGAATTCTGTATTTCCAGCAGCCCTTGTCATAAGCATTGTCTCTGAtgtaaaaatacaaaccaaagcCAAACTTTTCCCCGTAAAACATTGGTGTTGTCTCAACTCAGTCGCGGCAGCACTCAGCAGCACACTGTATCTCACGCTGCAGTCGAGGTGCCCTGATGTTGGAGATGGTGTGAACAGCCCCGTCTTGCTGAGTGGTTTCTTTCTGTCCGAGTAGCACTGACCCAAGGAATAGCCACGAATCCACAGGGCCCGCACACACGTTTCCGTACAGAACTGTGAAGTCTCCAGAGTCTCTCAGCAGCGCTGAGCCCCTGTGCTGGGGCTTTTCCAACAACCGGGAGCATGGATCTCAGTGGCTGTTTTTTGAAGCCTCAGCTGCTTGAATCGAGAGATCACAGAAGGATCTTTCTGCTGCTTAGGGAAAACCCTAGGCGTTTCTTATCCTCACAACTGTAGAGGAAACTTGAAAACACGATCTGAAGTTACCTGAAGGCTCAGAAACTGGGAGGAAAGCGAAAGGAACCCCCAGATTATTTTGCTTACGATCTCCTCTGCCTTCACATTCCCAGGGCTTGTGGGGAAAACTGGCTCAGGGACGCtggaggaggtgagcagcaaTTTGCATCGAGGCTGTTTCGGCCCGGCTTTGATTGACTCCAAAGGAATTACGTATCCTCTCACGTACAAAGACCTCAGCACTCCTGCCTTTGCTTCTGTCTCCGCAGGCGTCTCCAGCACCCCCACTCCCACTCCGTGATCAAAGCCTCCCCTCTTCTCCTTTTATCATTTTAACATGCTCTAGACTTCCTGCCTTCGCCACGGCAGCGCATGCCCGGAGCCACCTGCCAGCCGAGCGCACCTCGAGCTCCCTGCAGGAGCCCCTGGTGACTACGTGGGAGAGTCAGTCTGACGCTCGCCTCGGTCCGTGTTGTTTAATGCACGCATCTGGGCACGCGACTAGCCCTGGTGTACAAATAAGGCGGGGAAGAAGAGGCGTTTATGATATTCGCTGtacaaatatgaaagaaaagcaggggaagaagagggCATGTCCATGTTGCACGTCCCCAGCACTcctccagcctccagctgcttccagctctgcGCCCTCCTGGGCTGGCTGTGTCTGCTGGAGGTAGAGCTGCCCCAGGAGAGGATGGGCCAGCTTAGGAGGAACTCACACCAGAGGCTGAAGCAGGTGGCTGTGTTTCTCCTCCGCTTCTTTGGCAAGGTTTTGAAGGGCAGACTGGGCAGATGAGACTGCAGGCGGTGAATGGGACTCGTGTTTTGTCATGGAAAGCTGCTTGAAAAGCCCCAACCAGAGTGTGATGGGCAGTGGTGGAACCCACAGACACGCCACCTTCCTGCTTCAAAATGAGGCCGGTATCACCCCAAATCCCCGATGCCTGCCcagcctgtttttaaaaatctctagCGATGGAGACTCCAGCGCTTCCCCAGGCAATCTATCTGAGTAATTAACTGTCTGTTCTGTTAGAAAGTGTTTCCTAATGCCTAGCATCAATCTTGCTCCTTGCGATTTAAGCCCCATTACTCCCTGCCCTATCCCCAGCGGACACGGCGAACAATTGATTCCCGTCCTCGCTGCAGCCAGCGATCGCACCGCGCCGTGCCCCCAGGAGAGAAAGTCTCGGGCCGATTCGTTACGCTGCCTCTGCCTGCGGAGGTAACCCTCTCAAGCACAGCCCTGTCGGCACGgggcagaggagaaagaaaggatcTTTCGGTATGGGGGGCTTGCCATACGGCAGCGCTAGGGATGCGACGCTTTAAAGGCAGAAATGCCCGCAGCAGGGCTCGGGGAGATGTGGGGAGAGGCTCGACCCCTCTCTGGGGGCTCCAGTCCCCCGTCGCCTTGTCCCTGCAgcctgcggggctgccccgtggCCGTGTGCGGCCGTGCCACATGTGTCAGGAGGCACAGCCGGCGTGATGCGGGCCCTCCGTGCTGACCCCCGGCCCCTCCGGCCCCCCTCGGGCCTCTCGGTTAAGCCTGGCGCGGGGCTGACCGGCCTGATCCCTCCCACCTGCCCGCTCCCCCTGGCCTGGCCCTGACGTCAGGGAAGGCGTGCGGATGCGTGTGTGCGGGCTGCACATCATACACACATCAGGCACCGCAGAGACGTCGGGAGGCAGCCGGCAGCCAGCCAGCCGGCGAGAGAAAAGCCCCCGGAGCCGGGCTACATGCGAGAGCGCTGCTCCTCGCCGGGCAGCGGAGGAGCGTTCGCTCGTCCCCGCCGAGCGCTGATGCTCTGCAAGCCCCAGCTCCAGGGAGCCCCAAATTGCTGAGGAGGTAAGGGGAGGCACGACGGCCATCCAGCTCGCCCAGGCGATTGTAGCCGGAGGTTAAACTTCACGCACGGCGTCTGCTTTCaaggctgtgggtttttttttgtttgttttgttcttttctttctctccttagGCGGCGGAAAGGTATGAGGGTGAAGTGCCGCTCCCCTCCTCCGTTTTGTTTATTCCCCACCAGCCTCCGAGACAATAACTCCTCCGGGGGTGGCAGCGCTGCATggccgctgctgctgggggcaaAGAGCCGGGGCTTTGCCACGGAGGGCTGGGATCAGCTGGGAGCCAGCTCTCCGTTTGCTGAGAGTGGGGGGGAAGCGGCGGGCGAAAATCTGTCTCATTAAAGCGGGCTGCAGCTGACAGGGGCTTGAATCGGTGCTTCTTTGGGGCTGGCTGCACCATTCATTCCTGCAGACAGCAAGTTAGAGCCacaaaggagggaggaaggacaCGGATGAGGACATTTGCATGAGGTCTTTGAACAGACCCTACTCTAATCTGAAAATCAGCCAAGCCACAAACGACCAAATCTCACAAACGTGGTCTTTGGGAGCGATGATTATGCATATATGCTTAAAAGGTAAATCAAGCCTCCATGATGGCTTCTCCCCTTGCTTCCCCTTGGCTTCCAGCGGCCGCCTTGCTCTCCCCGTGGCCTTCCCGAGAACCCGGCTGCAGAGCACTGGCTAAGGGAGCTTTTTATAATCAATCCATAAAGGTGACATTCATATTTTAGCGCTAACCAGGCTGTATCGTAGGCGAGACTATCTCAGCAAAGAGCCTTGGAGTTGGGAGTGTGATTGGCTTAGATGGGGAGGGGAAGCTTTAAATGTGTATTCCCAGAAAACGCCTGGGCTCTTTTTCCTATAGCAATTCATCTCGGCGGAGGGGATTTTAGCACGCAGGGTACGTGAAGGAAATTGCTTGACTTGTAATTTAGCTCTTAATGGCATGATCCGGTAAccaaaaaagaagggggggggggggcggcaggcAAAGAGGCTTTCATTAGCATCGGACAGAGACAGCATTTATAAAAACCTGCGAGACGCCGGGGCTGCCATCCTCCTCTGAGGACGGGAGGATGGAGAAACGGAGCGCTCACCTCTGTCCTTAGGCAGCCTGCTGGCTCCCACCCCTTACTACAGCCCCCAGGAGAAGCCCTTTCCGGGTCCTTGGGGTTCTCCAGCGTGGGAATTAAGCCCCAAAGCTAAAACCTGTAATTTTGTGTCGAGCTCCGGCACTTGGAGGGATGGGGCACCTGGGAGGCAGCTCCCCCGGGGTGGTGGCGGGCTGGAAAATCGCGTTGGCCACCGGGTGCCCTGGCAGGAGCGGGGAGGTGGTCGCCAGCGGCCAGCTGCGGAGCCGggctttctttcagaaatgcgGGTTTTTTGCTCTCGACGGGGGAGGCGAACCTGCAAACTCACCGGGCGCTAAACCGGAGGCACCGGCGGtccctggggatggggaagaCGTGGTAGGGAGAGGCAGGGAACAGCCCGCCTGAGGTCTCGCTGGGACATACGGGGGAGAAAATGACCCACATCGGCTGGGCGGGGATGCTCAGGAGCCCCGGGGCCAGGCGGTGGCAGAGGGACACAGCGTGACACGCAGCGGCCCAGCCGGGTGGCAGAGGCATCACGTCCCGGAGCGGGGCGCGACGGCCCCCAGCGGAGCCCGTCCGTCTGTCCCGCGGGTCCCGGCGAGGAGAAGGAGCACAAAGACGAGCGGTGTGGGAGGGCCGACGGGCTGAGGGTGattaaagcaattaaatatGTATCatgggggacgcggggggggggttcttCGCTGCTGCTGATGAACGGGGAGTGGCGAGGCCGGTGCCTCTTCAAAGGGCTCCTGCCCGGCTTCGGGGAGGGTGTGGAGTTAAACGGGGTCACGGCAGCACCCACGTCGGCGTGCCTGGGCttaaaaggagggagggaggcagcgaTTTCCTCTGATAAACTGCAGACCTCTCAGCCGCTCGCGATGAAGGGGGCCCTTGGATCTGCAGATAAAAGCCGATGCGTCTCCTGCCTGTCTGCCTTAATTGGCCTGGGGTTTGTGTGCCGGCCCGTCAGCGCCCGCCTGGAAACCTCCCCGGGGCGAAACGCGAAGGCGGCGCAGGGGTGCGCTGAGCGGCGGCCTCCCGGGGTGCCCCCGTTTCGTCCCCACACCGCGTGGAGGCGTGCAGGGCAGGCGTGGGGAGGACGTGCCGGTGTCCCCCCTCCGCTTTTTGCCGTGGATTTGGTTTCTTCCGTCCCTTTGTTCGCTGCAGGGACTCGGATACGGCAGGAAGCAGGGCTGTGCGCCCAccaccccggggtgctgagctgctgcgtGTCCCCGAGCATGGTGCCCCGTGCGCCCCTTCCCcgcttttttgttttgcctctAAAAACGCTCCTGCctcacagccccacagcccgcgcagctgggagctgctcctgcagccagcccccgCGCGTACTAGCAGTTGGCTCGGGGCACAGGGTTCGGGTTAACGGCCCGCCGTTGTCCCCGAGCTGGTGGGCAAGCCGAAGGGCCTCGTCAGCGATAACCGGTGTCgcgggagctgggagggcaggagcaCAGCGGAGGCTCGTGCCTCCGAGTGGGACCGTGGTGCGAAGGCCACCCCGCGGgtgaggctctgcagggctccgAGGGGCAGCGGAGCCGAGGCTGGCCGGGGAAAGCAAACAGGGTGAGGGGAACAGGAGCCGcctgctccccccccagcacgccAGCTGCTCCAGAAACCTTTTCGCGTGTCCTTGCTACCTGCTTATTTCGGAGCGGAGGTGACCCCCTTCCGCACGTCCCCCCGAGGCCCCCGCGTCTCAGGGGGCCGCGGATGAGTCAGAAAGCAGACTAAAACCTCTCCGGCTTTCCCTGGCGCGTGAAGTGCCCGCAGGCGTAGTCCCAAATACGCCGCACGCCccggtggggctggaggggtggcagggaggggggtCACCCACGGGGTGCCGGGGTCCCCAGCTCGGGGCGAGGGACGCGGGTGAGCCCCGGCGCAGAGGCACCCAGCACTGGATCCCCTTCACCCTTTCAGCAGAAACCTGTAAccgccccccccctcgcccACCAGGTCGCAGGCAGCAgacccctccccgccgcccccgccgctcgCCCCCAAGACGGAGGAGCCCCCCGCTCCCACCATGTCGTCAGAGCCCGGCGCCCCGCCGGCGGTGCCGCCCCTGCACTCGCCCAAGTCCCCGGTGTGGCCCACCTTCCCCTTCCAGCGCGAGGGCAGCCGCGTCTGGGAGCGGGGCAACCTCCTGCTGCGGGACCTGCCCAGCCCGCTGCCCACCAAGAGGACCAGGACCTACTCCGCGTAAGTACCCGGCACGTGGCTGTGTCCTACCCCCAGAGAAGCCATTTCTGTGCTGACCCATGGCCATGAGCCACGCTGAGGCACCTCTGTCCTTTCCCTCCCGCAGGACGGCGCGCGCCTCCGCTGGGCCCATCTTCAAGGGCGTCTGCAAGCAGTTCTCGCGCTCCCAGGGCCACGGGTTCATCACCCCGGAGAACGGCACAGAGGACATCTTCGTCCACGTGTCTGAGTAAGTCCGCGCGGCGCCGGCTCACCCCGGGGGCGCTTGGGGGGACACCCGCGGGCTGGGGTGATGCTGTCTCCGTAGGTGGTGCTGTCTCCGTAGGTGGTGCTCCGTAGGTGATGCTCTGTCCCTGTATATCCGAAAGGTGCAGGTGGGTTTTTCCCCCAAGGTGCAGCTCGTGGGTTGGGTGCCTCCTCGGTGCTGGGGGGTCCGGGACGGGGTTCAgctcccggccccggtcccaccgcctcccctctcctctcccgcAGCATCGAGGGGGAGTACGTCCCGGTGGAGGGGGACGAGGTGACGTACAAGGTCTGCCCCATCCCTCCCAAGAACCAGAAGTTCCAGGCAGTGGAGGTGGTGCTCACCAACCTGGCGCCCCACACGAAGCACGAGACGTGGTCCGGCCAGATCATCGGCTCCTAGGCGCCCGGGGGGGCCGACGGCCGCTTGCAGGGGGCGCGGGGGCAGCcgagccggcggcggggccggggctgcacCCCAGCACGCAGGCGTCTGCGTTCGGTGTCTTTTCTAAGGTTACggtttcctttctctttgtgtGTTTGTAGCTGTCTTTCGAGGGGGCCGGGGAAAGCAGAGCCCTCCCTGCAGCCGCCCCCACCAGCTccgggggcagccccgagccccacGTCCCCGTCCTTACAGCGTATCACTGTGCTGGGAAGGGGCGGCCGAGCCCCTTCTTGACCCCGTTCCCCTTGCCGGGCTTCAGCCACGCGGCTCCTTCGGGAGAAGGGTGACCCGATCCCGCCTCATGTTTTCGGTGTGTGTTGCTGTCACTGCCAGCTCGGGCCGTGGAGAAGGGGGCGTCGGGAGAAGCGGGCTCTGCCCTGACACGGGGCCTGGGGGCGAGCACTGGTTTGGTTTCCTTTCCCTTCCGTGGTGCCTCAGGGTTTGGGGGCCGGGTGTGCAGGGCCGGCAGGATGCGGCCAAGGAGAGCATCGGAGCATCATCAGGCAGCACCGTGCTGCCCTGCCGCCTGAAACGGTGGGTCCCGGCTGAAGCCCCTCCTCCCTCGGAGTTAAACCTTTGTTCGGTCAAGCCACTGCAAtactgtagttaaaaaaaaaaaaaaggggtggcttaaaggaagaaaaaatgagttttaagGGAAAAACGCCTGCTGGCAGGGCCCCGTGGTGCTCAGCGCTGTGTCTTTTCTGTGTGCCACGGAGGGGCCGGCAACACACTGCCCTTGGACCGGAGCTGGTTCTGGGGAGAtggctttctcctcctctcGCTCCCCTCGTCACCCCAGACCCCCGTTGTCCagtgtgtgcctgtgtgtgtgtgcgtgtccGTAGCTTGCCGCGGGGCTGAAGGGTTTTTAGGTGGCCACAGGGCGAACACGGGCACGCCTTTCTCTGGTCGCGCCCTGCGCCAAGCCTCGGTGTAGACAGGGTCTCGTATATAAAGCACAAATTCGTTTTCGGTCCTCTCCGCCGTACCCTGGCCAGGTGGGCTgctgcggccccgggggggAACGGGCACCGGGGGCTGCAGGACCCGGCTGCACCTCGCGCTGCCCCGAACCCAGACGTGGGGACTGCCCCCTTCC comes from Anser cygnoides isolate HZ-2024a breed goose chromosome 1, Taihu_goose_T2T_genome, whole genome shotgun sequence and encodes:
- the CSDC2 gene encoding cold shock domain-containing protein C2, producing the protein MSSEPGAPPAVPPLHSPKSPVWPTFPFQREGSRVWERGNLLLRDLPSPLPTKRTRTYSATARASAGPIFKGVCKQFSRSQGHGFITPENGTEDIFVHVSDIEGEYVPVEGDEVTYKVCPIPPKNQKFQAVEVVLTNLAPHTKHETWSGQIIGS